One window from the genome of Rhodopirellula halodulae encodes:
- the tatC gene encoding twin-arginine translocase subunit TatC, with protein MEALARPKDDLFDNSTMTFGEHLEELRGSLVKAIIWLLIGLGVGLMFANRVVRFIQEPLKQAIIEYNADRDLAEMGLPDRKENPEVGRFYQFLTANSLVAELVYTLPSSMQSAAETLAETEGGLEESVTAEDEEDSLPTPSRISSAELIQAMGTIPNPDELTPTIQLRRNERGLSSLKIEEPFMIWVKAGLIVGAVLASPMIFYHLWSFVAAGLHAHERRYVYVYLPFSVVLFVSGVVLAFGLVLHYVLTFLLQFNGSMDVAVEPRLTYYVNFVLMLPLGFGVAFQLPLVMLFLQRIDLVQTEDYISSWRVAVLVIFVISMIVTPADVTSMIALALPLLFLYFLGIVMCAYMPRGRGLGSQAYDPA; from the coding sequence GTGGAAGCACTGGCGCGACCCAAAGACGATTTGTTCGACAATTCGACGATGACTTTCGGGGAGCATCTCGAAGAACTCCGAGGATCCCTGGTCAAAGCAATCATTTGGTTGTTGATTGGTTTGGGCGTCGGGTTGATGTTTGCCAACCGGGTGGTGCGTTTCATTCAGGAGCCGCTGAAGCAAGCGATCATCGAGTACAACGCCGATCGCGATTTGGCCGAGATGGGTTTGCCTGACCGGAAGGAGAACCCGGAAGTCGGACGGTTCTACCAATTCTTGACCGCGAATTCTTTGGTGGCGGAGTTGGTGTACACGTTGCCATCCTCGATGCAGTCCGCCGCGGAGACATTGGCCGAGACAGAAGGCGGTTTGGAAGAATCCGTGACCGCTGAGGATGAAGAGGACTCGCTTCCCACCCCGTCGCGAATCAGTTCGGCTGAGTTGATACAGGCGATGGGAACCATTCCAAATCCGGATGAACTGACGCCCACGATCCAGCTTCGCCGAAATGAACGCGGGCTGAGTTCCTTGAAGATCGAAGAACCCTTCATGATCTGGGTCAAAGCCGGTTTGATCGTGGGCGCCGTTCTGGCGTCACCGATGATCTTCTACCACCTGTGGTCCTTTGTGGCGGCGGGCTTGCACGCTCATGAACGCCGATACGTCTACGTCTATCTGCCTTTCAGTGTGGTGTTGTTCGTCTCGGGCGTGGTGTTGGCGTTCGGATTGGTGCTGCACTACGTGCTGACGTTCTTGTTGCAGTTCAATGGCTCGATGGATGTCGCGGTGGAGCCTCGTTTAACTTACTACGTCAACTTTGTGTTGATGTTGCCGCTTGGGTTCGGCGTCGCGTTTCAATTGCCGCTGGTGATGTTGTTCCTGCAACGCATCGATTTGGTGCAGACCGAAGATTACATCAGCAGTTGGCGAGTCGCGGTGTTGGTGATCTTTGTCATCTCGATGATTGTCACACCCGCGGACGTGACCAGCATGATCGCGTTGGCGTTGCCGCTTCTGTTCCTGTACTTCCTGGGCATCGTGATGTGTGCGTACATGCCGCGTGGCAGGGGACTGGGCAGTCAAGCTTACGACCCGGCTTGA
- a CDS encoding nucleoside monophosphate kinase — protein MTETNELTPNTYFIEVSGAGLPEVDGLYVPSIAPPTKSESGTVSSPGYWNGKMAWDRADGKSARSPALSYSNTYRSWRICRLDGHLAYDFTCEEELPPTDRPWHVYQKGVAPAPKVVVHHCDPRLPCPDPNVVFVLGGPGAGKGTMCELAESQLGWTHLSTGDLLRAEREAGGPYAATIEEIIAAGNLVPSTIVVKLLQDAMERITRHTGKRNFLLDGFPRSMANLDAWYEVFGQDTELPKMLFFECPYDVLEKRVLARAKYTGRQDDNLESLKVRFDNFKAETLPAVEHFKSQGRCVELDTSQDRQSVYKLVCENLSEHTDCSLANQPLSERAEMLLGLRPFPDK, from the coding sequence ATGACTGAAACGAACGAGTTGACTCCCAATACCTACTTCATCGAAGTCAGCGGGGCAGGGCTTCCCGAAGTGGACGGGCTTTATGTCCCGTCCATCGCGCCGCCGACCAAGTCGGAATCGGGGACTGTTTCCAGTCCGGGTTATTGGAATGGCAAGATGGCTTGGGATCGCGCTGACGGAAAGTCAGCGAGAAGTCCCGCGTTGTCCTATTCCAACACGTATCGGTCTTGGAGAATCTGTCGGCTGGACGGACACCTCGCGTACGACTTCACGTGCGAAGAGGAGCTTCCGCCCACGGATCGTCCTTGGCACGTCTATCAAAAGGGCGTTGCTCCCGCACCCAAGGTTGTGGTTCATCATTGCGACCCGCGTTTGCCTTGTCCCGATCCCAACGTGGTGTTTGTCTTGGGTGGTCCGGGCGCTGGAAAAGGCACCATGTGCGAGTTGGCCGAATCGCAACTCGGTTGGACTCATTTGTCGACGGGGGATCTGTTGCGAGCGGAACGCGAGGCCGGCGGTCCGTATGCCGCAACCATCGAAGAGATCATTGCCGCGGGCAATTTGGTTCCCAGCACCATCGTGGTGAAGTTGCTTCAAGACGCGATGGAAAGAATCACCAGGCATACCGGCAAGCGAAACTTCTTGCTCGACGGTTTTCCGCGTTCGATGGCCAACTTGGATGCGTGGTACGAGGTGTTTGGGCAAGACACGGAACTCCCCAAGATGCTGTTCTTTGAGTGCCCGTACGACGTGTTGGAAAAACGTGTGTTGGCTCGAGCAAAGTACACCGGTCGTCAGGATGACAACTTGGAAAGTTTGAAGGTGAGGTTTGACAACTTCAAAGCCGAAACGCTCCCCGCGGTTGAGCACTTCAAGAGCCAGGGACGGTGCGTGGAGTTAGACACCAGCCAGGACCGGCAATCCGTTTACAAGCTCGTTTGTGAGAACCTTTCCGAACACACGGATTGCTCTTTGGCCAATCAGCCGTTGTCCGAACGAGCCGAGATGTTGCTCGGGTTGAGGCCGTTTCCGGACAAGTGA
- a CDS encoding type 1 glutamine amidotransferase domain-containing protein codes for MTDLGSSSFPSDHSALVDSVSPRTLNGKRILSFVGEIYEDLELWYPKLRLIEAGAEFFVAGPKAGEKYGGKLGYPCVSDLEIDACEAPSFDGLLVPGGFMPDKLRRDPKVLQLVREFDAAKKPIAAICHGGWIPISAGVYQGVRVTGSPGIKDDLINAGALYEDSPVVVDGHHVSSRRPDDLPDFCRHFIALLA; via the coding sequence ATGACAGATCTCGGTTCCTCCTCTTTCCCTTCCGATCATTCCGCTTTAGTGGACTCCGTGTCGCCTCGCACGCTGAACGGAAAGCGAATTCTGTCATTCGTGGGCGAAATCTACGAGGATCTGGAGCTTTGGTACCCCAAACTGCGTCTGATTGAAGCGGGAGCCGAATTCTTCGTCGCGGGCCCCAAAGCCGGCGAGAAGTACGGTGGCAAACTGGGCTATCCCTGCGTCAGCGATCTCGAAATCGATGCTTGCGAAGCTCCATCCTTCGACGGTTTGTTGGTGCCCGGCGGTTTCATGCCGGACAAGCTGCGACGCGATCCGAAGGTGTTGCAATTGGTCCGCGAGTTTGATGCGGCGAAGAAACCCATCGCGGCGATCTGCCACGGTGGGTGGATCCCGATCTCCGCAGGTGTTTACCAAGGCGTCCGAGTCACCGGTTCGCCAGGAATCAAAGATGACCTGATCAACGCGGGGGCCCTCTACGAAGACTCGCCGGTCGTCGTCGACGGCCACCACGTCAGCAGCCGGCGCCCCGACGACCTCCCCGACTTCTGCCGCCACTTCATCGCGCTGCTCGCATGA
- a CDS encoding TrmH family RNA methyltransferase: MIETIHHPDDPRLAAYRNLRHRETDHGFIAEGGVVVQRLLKSGLGVHSVLIHAGRETKYLPLIPPDVPVYLIDRELGEALAGYDFHRGILAHGIQPTFHPIETLCQKTDTSLALALVELSDPENVGSLLRSAAAMGIRDILIGPRTISPFARRVIRVSMASVFRHRFYDLNSPIEQLPQLQASGFASIATVLDDDAVPLIKLNQTLQHEKRILMVGNEGNGLPADVAAVATHRSTLPMKNQTDSLNVSVASAIFLYELTRGGDLPDDNV; this comes from the coding sequence TTGATTGAAACCATCCACCACCCGGACGATCCACGCTTGGCGGCCTATCGCAATCTCCGTCACCGTGAAACTGACCACGGCTTCATTGCCGAAGGCGGTGTGGTGGTCCAGCGGCTACTCAAGAGTGGGTTGGGGGTTCACTCCGTGTTGATCCACGCAGGTCGCGAAACAAAGTATTTGCCGCTGATTCCGCCCGACGTTCCGGTCTACCTGATCGATCGAGAACTCGGCGAAGCATTGGCGGGTTACGACTTTCACCGCGGGATTTTGGCTCACGGCATCCAGCCAACCTTCCACCCAATCGAGACACTGTGTCAGAAAACAGACACCTCGCTTGCGCTGGCACTCGTCGAACTGAGTGATCCGGAAAACGTCGGCAGCCTTTTGCGATCAGCCGCGGCGATGGGAATCCGAGATATCTTGATTGGGCCGAGAACGATCTCTCCGTTTGCTCGTCGCGTGATTCGAGTCAGCATGGCATCCGTGTTTCGACATCGTTTCTACGATCTGAACTCGCCGATTGAGCAACTTCCGCAGTTACAAGCCAGCGGTTTTGCCTCGATCGCAACCGTTTTGGACGATGACGCCGTACCGTTGATCAAGCTCAACCAAACCCTCCAGCATGAAAAGCGAATCCTAATGGTGGGCAATGAGGGGAACGGATTGCCCGCCGACGTGGCGGCTGTCGCCACACATCGCAGCACATTGCCAATGAAAAACCAAACTGACAGTCTCAACGTCAGTGTCGCATCCGCCATCTTCCTTTATGAGCTGACGCGAGGAGGCGATTTGCCGGATGACAACGTCTGA
- a CDS encoding GNAT family N-acetyltransferase, with translation MDEVTVRQATPQDAEAIHALMRPFVSQRKLLSRTAAEIIELSRHGFVAMVEPRCIGFSAIEIYSPKLAELQCLAVHPEAQRLGLGRKLVGHCIERARSLGVMEILAISSSEDFLKSCGFDYSLPDQKKALFCQLRPRNFDDI, from the coding sequence ATGGACGAGGTGACGGTTCGCCAAGCCACGCCTCAAGACGCCGAAGCCATTCACGCTTTGATGCGTCCGTTCGTTTCGCAACGCAAATTGCTTTCGCGGACCGCCGCGGAAATCATTGAACTGAGCCGCCACGGGTTTGTGGCGATGGTGGAACCCCGCTGCATCGGCTTCTCAGCGATTGAAATTTACAGTCCCAAACTTGCCGAACTGCAATGCTTGGCTGTCCACCCGGAAGCCCAACGTTTGGGACTGGGACGCAAGCTGGTTGGGCACTGCATCGAACGTGCTCGCTCGTTGGGTGTGATGGAAATTTTGGCGATCAGCTCTTCCGAGGATTTTTTGAAGTCCTGCGGTTTCGACTACTCGCTCCCCGACCAGAAAAAAGCTCTCTTCTGTCAACTTCGACCTCGCAACTTCGATGACATCTGA
- the alaS gene encoding alanine--tRNA ligase has translation MKTDELREKYLAFFETKGCVRQPSDVLVPAWDPSVLFTPAGMNQFKDHFLGKVKLDFTRATTCQKCLRTGDIDNVGRTAFHHTFFEMLGNFSFGDYFKEEAIRWAWEFLTDKKWLNIPEERLTVTVYKDDDEAFGIWHEKIGLPTQRITRMDEDENFWPASAPSEGPDGVCGPCSEIYYQLEDGSDVEIWNLVFTQFNRVGTPPDNLHPLPSKNIDTGMGLERTASVLQGVPTNFHIDSLFPIVEAASEVCGVKYEYESDNGRRLRRITDHARASVFAVHENVYPGPKDARSVIRRLIRRAVLDGYQMNLREPFLYKLVEAVADASKAAYPELGQTTQRVSEAIESEEKAFFATIDGGMKRIHRLFEEMNDESSVMVPGAEAADLLTTYGVPPELVQTLAAEQNFTFDWAGFREAMDRHADESDGGQRVLFQTGPLETLKEALRETPFVGYDQTEDTAVVKGIITGDGKGKGDDGQLLSHLDRPGDAVLRLVLDHSPFYGESGGQVGDVGVISSDNFEFEVIDTQKHASLIVHHGRLVRGKISEGETCTAKVDVSNREALARAHSATHILHHALHTHVGRHAEQQGSKVEPDRLRFDFTNPKAIDDETLVKIEKDVLGLVDAGEEIRWDTVSLADAREAGAMMLFGEKYPDPCRMVSMGTFSRELCGGTHLTNTQQVGSFEVVVEESVSTGTRRIEALTGQRAKEHREQTEALLNEVAGKLGCDPSVAAAAVVSLTEEVRRLKKELSSGKAADYPADFVFDAKAAKAEKTNVSDYNAVRAAVRGLTRRLNVAITDVIGRLESLLADRTKLVEQLKQVTAGGKISADDLMAEGTQVGDTLLIVAETAGANPNIMRGWIDQIRKKSDNPTAILLAATNGDKVMLVGGLSRDLVDRGLKAGDWVGAAAKVVGGSGGGRPDMAQAGGKDASKLPEALQQARESMSEKLS, from the coding sequence ATGAAAACTGACGAACTCCGCGAAAAGTATCTGGCGTTCTTTGAAACCAAAGGTTGCGTCCGCCAACCCAGTGACGTGCTCGTGCCTGCATGGGATCCATCGGTTCTGTTCACGCCCGCGGGAATGAACCAGTTCAAAGATCACTTCTTGGGCAAGGTGAAGTTGGACTTCACCCGAGCAACAACGTGCCAAAAGTGTTTGCGAACCGGCGACATCGACAATGTGGGGCGGACAGCGTTCCACCATACGTTCTTTGAAATGCTGGGCAACTTTTCGTTCGGTGACTACTTCAAGGAAGAAGCGATCCGCTGGGCATGGGAGTTTTTGACGGACAAAAAATGGTTGAATATCCCGGAAGAGCGACTGACGGTCACGGTTTACAAAGACGATGACGAAGCGTTTGGGATTTGGCACGAAAAAATTGGTTTGCCAACTCAACGCATCACTCGCATGGACGAGGATGAGAACTTCTGGCCGGCTTCAGCACCCAGCGAAGGCCCCGATGGAGTTTGTGGTCCCTGCAGCGAAATTTATTACCAACTCGAAGACGGCAGCGACGTCGAGATTTGGAACTTGGTGTTCACGCAGTTCAATCGCGTGGGTACACCGCCGGACAACCTGCATCCGTTGCCCAGCAAAAACATCGACACGGGAATGGGGTTGGAGCGTACCGCCAGCGTTCTGCAGGGCGTTCCGACCAACTTCCACATCGACAGTTTGTTCCCGATCGTCGAAGCAGCCTCGGAGGTGTGCGGGGTCAAGTACGAGTACGAAAGCGACAACGGTCGACGTCTTCGTCGGATCACGGACCATGCGCGTGCCAGCGTGTTTGCTGTCCACGAAAACGTTTACCCGGGCCCCAAAGATGCTCGTTCGGTGATTCGTCGTTTGATCCGCCGCGCTGTGCTCGATGGCTATCAAATGAATCTTCGCGAGCCATTCTTGTACAAGTTGGTCGAAGCCGTCGCCGACGCATCCAAGGCTGCTTATCCGGAATTGGGACAAACCACGCAACGAGTCAGCGAAGCGATTGAGTCGGAGGAGAAGGCTTTCTTCGCCACCATCGATGGCGGGATGAAACGCATCCATCGTTTGTTCGAAGAAATGAACGATGAGTCATCGGTGATGGTGCCTGGTGCCGAAGCTGCGGATTTGTTGACCACTTATGGAGTGCCGCCCGAATTGGTGCAGACTTTGGCCGCCGAGCAGAACTTCACGTTTGATTGGGCCGGTTTCCGCGAAGCGATGGACCGGCACGCGGACGAAAGCGATGGCGGGCAACGCGTGCTGTTCCAAACCGGGCCCTTAGAAACGCTGAAAGAAGCTTTGCGAGAAACCCCGTTTGTGGGATACGACCAAACAGAAGACACCGCAGTCGTGAAAGGCATCATCACGGGCGATGGCAAAGGCAAAGGCGACGATGGTCAATTGCTCAGCCATTTGGATCGGCCCGGCGACGCGGTGTTGCGATTGGTCCTGGATCACTCACCGTTCTATGGTGAATCCGGTGGTCAGGTCGGTGATGTTGGTGTTATCTCCAGCGACAACTTTGAGTTTGAAGTCATCGACACACAGAAGCATGCATCGTTGATCGTGCACCATGGTCGTTTGGTTCGCGGCAAAATCAGCGAAGGCGAAACGTGCACCGCTAAAGTCGATGTGAGCAATCGCGAGGCGCTTGCACGTGCTCACAGTGCCACGCACATTTTGCATCATGCACTGCACACGCACGTGGGGCGTCACGCCGAGCAGCAAGGCAGCAAGGTCGAGCCTGATCGTCTGCGATTCGACTTCACCAATCCCAAAGCGATCGATGACGAGACGCTCGTCAAAATCGAAAAGGATGTTCTGGGTCTCGTCGATGCGGGAGAAGAAATTCGGTGGGACACGGTGTCTCTCGCCGATGCACGCGAAGCCGGCGCGATGATGCTGTTTGGTGAGAAGTATCCGGACCCTTGTCGGATGGTTTCGATGGGAACGTTCAGCCGCGAACTTTGTGGTGGGACACATCTGACCAACACTCAGCAAGTCGGCTCATTCGAAGTTGTCGTGGAAGAAAGTGTTTCCACCGGCACCCGCCGAATCGAAGCGTTGACCGGGCAGCGTGCAAAGGAACATCGCGAGCAAACTGAAGCGTTGCTCAACGAAGTCGCGGGGAAACTCGGCTGCGATCCATCCGTTGCCGCCGCGGCCGTTGTGTCGTTGACCGAAGAGGTGCGACGCCTGAAGAAAGAATTGTCATCCGGCAAAGCGGCCGATTATCCAGCCGATTTTGTGTTTGATGCAAAAGCCGCGAAAGCGGAGAAGACCAATGTGAGTGACTACAACGCGGTCCGTGCTGCGGTTCGTGGTTTGACTCGTCGATTGAACGTTGCCATCACGGATGTGATCGGTCGTTTGGAATCTTTGTTGGCAGATCGAACGAAGTTGGTCGAGCAACTGAAACAAGTTACCGCGGGTGGCAAAATCTCCGCCGATGACCTGATGGCCGAAGGCACTCAAGTTGGTGACACATTGTTGATCGTTGCTGAGACCGCCGGAGCCAACCCCAACATCATGCGTGGTTGGATCGATCAAATTCGCAAGAAGAGTGACAATCCGACTGCCATTCTGTTGGCCGCGACCAATGGCGACAAAGTCATGTTGGTGGGCGGATTGAGCCGTGATTTGGTTGACCGTGGATTGAAAGCGGGTGACTGGGTCGGTGCCGCGGCCAAGGTGGTCGGTGGCAGTGGCGGCGGGCGTCCCGATATGGCTCAAGCCGGCGGGAAAGACGCCAGCAAATTGCCGGAAGCACTTCAGCAGGCTCGCGAATCGATGAGTGAGAAATTGAGCTGA
- a CDS encoding transposase: protein MSREKTLPVQWAFYDPTHDVVESRRNLPHLDMNGVLTFVTFRLADSMPKQVVQRWHEEVDAWLRQNGLDEWSVDEVLKSPSVEASVKRELRFHKTRRWHGHLDDCHGECCLRNRLVRNFVAKSLLHFEGQRYDLERFVIMPNHVHVLIQMRVGFRLRKQFRELLRFSAREINRHLGRHGSVWQSEPFDHIVRSPEQFEYLQGYIDGNPSKARLRPSEFTLWSRESE, encoded by the coding sequence GTGAGTCGGGAAAAAACGTTGCCGGTGCAATGGGCTTTCTACGATCCGACTCATGATGTCGTTGAGTCGCGTCGCAATTTGCCGCATCTAGACATGAATGGTGTGCTGACTTTCGTCACGTTTCGTCTCGCGGATTCGATGCCGAAGCAGGTGGTCCAACGTTGGCACGAGGAAGTGGATGCCTGGCTTCGTCAAAACGGTTTGGATGAATGGTCGGTCGACGAGGTCTTGAAGTCACCCTCCGTGGAGGCTTCCGTTAAACGTGAGCTGAGATTTCACAAGACTCGCCGGTGGCACGGTCATTTGGACGACTGCCATGGCGAATGTTGTTTGCGAAATCGATTGGTCAGAAATTTCGTTGCCAAATCCTTGCTGCATTTTGAAGGGCAGCGGTACGACTTGGAACGATTCGTGATCATGCCCAACCATGTTCATGTGCTGATTCAGATGCGTGTGGGGTTCCGGCTTCGCAAGCAGTTTCGTGAGCTTCTTCGTTTCTCGGCACGCGAAATCAATCGGCATTTGGGACGCCACGGCAGCGTGTGGCAAAGCGAGCCGTTCGACCACATCGTCCGAAGTCCCGAACAGTTCGAATACCTTCAGGGCTACATTGACGGAAACCCTTCGAAGGCTCGCCTTCGACCATCGGAATTCACGCTCTGGTCACGTGAGAGCGAGTGA
- a CDS encoding M42 family metallopeptidase produces MQPLEFFKQAILTPSPSGYEEPIQKLIGEYLKPHSDDVSVDVHGNLSARVGKAGGPKLMLAGHCDQIGMLISHIDEQGFLYAQTIGGWDPQQLIGQAMTVWTTDGPVSAVISRKPIHLLSQAERGEVVKLEQMWLDIGAKDGDDAKSKVRIGDCVTLNLAYRELLGDLVSGPGMDNKTGMWTVIETARRCATSDQALQCELHSVATVQEEIGLRGAKTAAGRIQPDVAIAVDVTHASDCPTIDKQQQGDIKIGGGPVIFRGPNINAKVATRLMQLADDNDIPYQPAALGRAAPNDSNVLQVSGSGVATGLVAIPNRYMHSAVETISLGDIEAIARLLTLFAQSLTPECDFIPG; encoded by the coding sequence ATGCAACCGCTCGAATTCTTCAAGCAAGCCATTCTGACCCCCAGCCCATCTGGCTACGAAGAACCGATTCAAAAACTGATCGGGGAATACCTGAAACCACACAGCGATGACGTCTCGGTCGACGTACACGGCAACCTGTCGGCTCGCGTTGGAAAAGCGGGCGGCCCTAAACTGATGCTGGCCGGCCACTGCGACCAAATCGGCATGCTGATTTCGCATATCGATGAACAAGGCTTCTTGTACGCTCAGACCATCGGTGGCTGGGATCCGCAACAATTGATTGGCCAAGCCATGACGGTTTGGACAACCGACGGTCCCGTGTCGGCAGTGATCAGCCGCAAGCCCATCCACTTGCTCTCTCAGGCAGAACGCGGCGAAGTCGTCAAACTGGAACAAATGTGGTTGGACATCGGTGCCAAAGACGGCGACGATGCGAAGTCCAAGGTTCGCATCGGTGACTGCGTGACACTGAATCTCGCTTACCGAGAACTTCTGGGTGATTTGGTCAGCGGCCCCGGAATGGACAACAAGACCGGCATGTGGACCGTTATCGAAACGGCCCGGCGATGTGCCACCTCCGATCAAGCCTTGCAGTGCGAACTGCACAGCGTGGCGACGGTTCAAGAAGAAATCGGGTTGCGTGGTGCCAAGACTGCCGCCGGTCGCATTCAACCGGACGTGGCGATCGCGGTGGACGTCACGCACGCATCGGACTGCCCAACCATCGACAAGCAACAACAAGGCGACATCAAAATCGGAGGCGGTCCCGTCATTTTCCGAGGCCCCAATATCAACGCCAAGGTGGCGACTCGTTTGATGCAACTGGCCGATGACAACGACATCCCTTATCAACCCGCCGCACTTGGCCGCGCTGCTCCGAACGACTCGAACGTGCTGCAGGTTTCTGGTTCAGGCGTCGCGACCGGTTTGGTCGCCATCCCAAACCGCTACATGCACTCCGCCGTGGAAACCATCAGCCTCGGTGACATCGAAGCCATCGCGAGATTGCTGACGTTGTTCGCTCAATCGCTGACGCCCGAATGTGACTTCATCCCCGGCTGA
- a CDS encoding AMP-binding protein, protein MTTSDSPHLLAAFLQHVRQRPRDTALLDSRTGEPVWTWGQMANVVHRSAEKICNEVTWHDRDRHLAYSCHNTPHDVTISLACLAVGAVEIPIDAYLPASQQQRLHSQSRAATWEADEDHTLAPLHDQSIADSIEWLQAASDRVDVDAPSLVLWTSGTTSQPRGVVLSQRNLTTNARAKLTAVPQSVTDVRLSLLSIAHAYARTSDMGTWLLSGCRWALGRGRSTLRSLPTGLQPTHINAVPLLIDELLRQKAEQATSLKSLAVVGCGGVAMSEKQFNACQQHGLHVVQGYGCTESSPVICSASPENARPNRVGPLVDGWSAKILDQRLSVKGPGVMLGYLDDPASTREKISSDGWLDTGDLVQVDSDGQYQILGRADDVIVLPTGFKIFPASVERSVQRIDHVDQAVLLQHKEQLFLLVSLSGNSTVRSTLHGKVLSRLQEDLPPKTEVEIKWLERPLSIESGELTAKGTPRRSVIRQRLC, encoded by the coding sequence ATGACAACGTCTGATTCACCGCATCTGTTGGCTGCGTTCTTGCAGCACGTGCGTCAACGTCCAAGGGACACTGCCCTGCTGGACTCCCGGACTGGCGAGCCTGTTTGGACTTGGGGACAAATGGCAAACGTAGTCCACCGTTCGGCCGAAAAAATTTGCAACGAGGTGACATGGCACGATCGAGATCGCCACCTCGCGTATTCATGTCACAACACACCGCACGACGTGACTATCTCGCTGGCTTGCCTCGCGGTCGGTGCCGTTGAAATCCCAATTGATGCGTACCTTCCAGCGTCTCAACAGCAGCGGCTTCACTCCCAATCGCGAGCCGCGACATGGGAAGCCGATGAAGATCACACGTTGGCTCCACTCCACGACCAATCGATCGCGGATTCGATCGAGTGGCTTCAAGCAGCTTCTGATCGTGTCGATGTGGACGCGCCATCGCTCGTGCTATGGACCAGCGGCACAACGTCACAACCCCGCGGCGTTGTCCTTTCGCAGCGAAATCTCACCACCAATGCAAGAGCCAAACTGACGGCCGTCCCACAATCCGTGACGGATGTGCGACTGTCGCTGCTTTCAATCGCTCACGCGTACGCTCGCACCAGCGACATGGGGACTTGGTTGCTTTCCGGTTGCCGCTGGGCTCTGGGGCGCGGTCGTTCCACGTTGCGTTCACTTCCTACTGGACTGCAACCCACACATATCAATGCCGTTCCACTGTTGATCGACGAACTCCTACGCCAAAAAGCAGAGCAAGCAACGTCGCTGAAATCTCTCGCGGTGGTGGGCTGCGGTGGTGTCGCCATGAGCGAGAAACAATTTAACGCCTGCCAACAACATGGTCTTCATGTGGTCCAGGGTTACGGCTGCACCGAATCCTCCCCCGTCATCTGCAGTGCCTCCCCCGAAAACGCTCGCCCGAACCGCGTGGGGCCGCTGGTGGACGGATGGTCTGCGAAGATCCTTGACCAACGTCTGTCGGTGAAAGGCCCCGGTGTGATGCTGGGCTACTTGGATGATCCCGCGAGCACTCGCGAGAAAATCAGCAGCGACGGATGGTTGGACACCGGCGATCTCGTGCAAGTCGACTCGGACGGGCAGTATCAAATCCTTGGACGAGCCGACGACGTGATCGTCCTGCCGACCGGATTCAAAATTTTCCCGGCATCCGTGGAACGCTCCGTTCAGCGAATCGACCACGTTGATCAAGCGGTGCTGCTGCAGCACAAGGAACAGTTGTTCCTATTGGTCTCGTTGAGCGGCAACTCGACCGTTCGATCAACGCTTCATGGCAAAGTCCTCTCGCGGCTGCAGGAGGACTTGCCACCTAAGACGGAGGTCGAAATCAAATGGCTCGAACGTCCGTTGTCGATCGAAAGCGGTGAACTGACGGCCAAGGGAACTCCTCGCCGAAGTGTTATCCGCCAACGACTTTGTTAA